The following DNA comes from Gambusia affinis linkage group LG21, SWU_Gaff_1.0, whole genome shotgun sequence.
GACTGTCTTACAGAGGagtaaataagacaaaaactgagcTGAAAAGAAGCTTGTTTAAACGAGCCAAGAATATTCTACTGTGGACTAACGGCCCCAATGAAGATAGGAGATAACCTCTTTCAATCAGCCTACTAATAACCCTTTGCTCCCCAAGTCAAAGGGAACAAGAGTTTAActgtaaaatgttgcaaaaggtACTATATTTTGCTactacaataaaaaacagataaagatATCATAGGCATAATCATCAGGGTTATAGTTAGAGTGCTATATTTAGGACATTGATCTGAAACTTGATACATTTGAGAATTTCATTACCCTCTCTATTGGTTATTTATTGGTCATCATACTGGCACATGTTTACAGAAATGGATGGACAACTGACAAACTGTGTAACCATAAACTCTTGCCTTAAAGCATACTCTTGGTTAAAGCTCCAAAAAGGGACAAGTTTCCCGTAAGCGGCTTCAAAGCTATGGGTTTACAAACCCCCCATTACTGGAATATTAACCACTCTCTTAGCAAACGAGAGTTGCTGCAGCTTTTCTCGCGATACTTCCTTAATGTTCGCGGAACAGTATGGCAGCCGTGTCGCTGAGGTCTTGTCGCAGAGGACTTTCACTAATGCTAAGAAATGCAAGGACCGCAGCTCTGCCTTCTCAACACCTGCAAGGTTTGTGCAATTCCTTTCTACTGTTAGTATTAATTTACAACTCTCAAACGTCCGtcaaattgaataaataaacagtggCAGTGACGTCCTTAAAAATGTAGGGAATCTGAACTAAAGGCGTGTAATATACCTTCCAACCATAATCACTGTTATTCTTCATTCTGATAACAGCTTTAAACgtcatttgaatttattataGTGTTTTTGAACACGTTGTGCATAAATTTGCTTCGATTGGGCGTGATAACGTGCTGAAATGCTGCCATGCTTTAACTAATTTTCGTAAAATGTCTGCCAGTTTACGCCTTATGCAACGCAGTTTCGTGTTTATGCCTTCTTTGTTGCCCTTTGTGTTgccattttattataaaacgCATTCTTAGGTAACTAATAACATTGTGTTATACAGCGGACAGAAGACACAAATCAACAGTTCAGTATGCATCCAGACCAGACCTTCCAAAGCTAGCTTACAGAAGGCTGAAGGGGAAGAGCCCAGGAGTGGTGTTTCTGCCAGGCTATGACTCCAACATGAATGGCAAGAAAGCTGAGGCTCTAGAAGAGTTCTGCAAGTCGTTAGGGCACTCATACCTCAGGTAAGTCACCCAAACCCGTCACAGAAGACGGCACTTCAACTACTAAACAGATCTGAACAAAATACATCTGGAACCCTCTTGGATTTAGCACTGCATAATTggttttgcaacattttcttttgaacactTCTGTGTAAAGGTTTTCTGGGCACATCTCACAAGGAGGAAACCCCTTAGAAGAGCCAGAACTTGCTGGGGGAACTATACACCTCTTTTGTCTTGGGGATGTCTTCCACATTGAATTAGAAGTTGTTATTGAGGAAAAGTGTTTCATCTCCGGTAGTCATTGGGCAAGAGACAGAGTACACAGTGGGCAGGCTGCTGGTCCATGGCAGGGAAATGTAGAGACAACCATGAACTAAGGACAATTAAGAGAGGTCAATTTACCAGTCATTATGTTGTCGAATTTGGGAGGATTCAGAGTACCCAgggagaacccatgcatgcacagggagaacatgcacaAAGACATCAGGCCTGAAatatcttcttgctgcaaggcaacagtgctaccaattGCACTCTCTTATTCTGCTTCTGTTCTTTCAGGTTTGACTACACAGGACATGGTGCTTCAGAGGGGTCGCTAGCTGACGGAACAATTGGTATCTGGAAAAAAGATGTTCTTTATGTGTTAGATGAGTTAACAGAAGGACCACAGGTATATATTTTTCatcctctgattttttaaaattttatgtttccttttggAAAAGCTAgcgaaatctttttttttttaagttgtttttacaatttctcCAGAAGATGGCACTGTTTGGTCACATATTGGATTAGGATTCTGTCACCATgggcttctgtttgttttctttgcctaatttatttatatttactttgtgttttcagatgtttttttccctcatatAACttattttgtggtgtttttgcttcttctttgcAGATTCTGGTGGGATCCAGTTTGGGCGGTTGGCTCATGCTGCTGGCAGCCATTGCAAGACCAGAGAAAACCGCTGCACTGGTCGGCATCGCTTCTGCTGCTGATCACTTTGTCACAGCGTTCAACTCTCTTCCATTAGAGGTGAGACCATGTTGGATCACGCTGTATGTCAGCTGTGTTtcacaataataatatatatatttttttcttttaatgttttgtgatttcaatatttaaacCCACAGACTCGTAAGGAGCTAGAGGCCAAAGGGGAGTGGTCACTGCccagcaaacacacagaggaagGTTTGTACAAGTTCAGCATGGACTTCTTGCGTGAGGCGGAAAACCACTGTGTCCTTCATAGCCCCATCCCCATCACCTGCCCCGTACGGCTCATTCATGGCCTCAAAGACGAGAACGTCCCCTGGCCCACCTCCATACAGGTCGCAGAGCGCGTCCTCAGCCCCGACGTGGACATCATTCTGAGGCGGAACGGCCAGCACCGCATGTCTGAGAAGGACGACATCAAGCTCATAGTCTACACTATTGACGATCTGATAGACAAGCTGACCACCATGGTCTGAAGAAGGAAACGAAGGATATGACTGCAAACTGGGACGTTTGCCCTCCAggaaaaataaccaaacaacGGCATGTCACTCTGCCAAACGTCACCTATGatgcatcattttttttgtcctataTTTTGTCTGTCACATTAGCATCTAGTTATGTTGCAAGCAGTAATGAACCCTAAAATCTTCAGGTTGCATTTGTATGTTTCTGGTTGTTGCATTGAGAATTACGATTAGCCATCTTTGTTGTCATTCTTACTGTTACACTGTTTCCCCTCTATCTCCTAGCATACACAGTTTTCCTGTGcctttttatccagttttcaccTATTTTTGGCCAATAAAATTTCTGCACACCAGAATGCAGGTCTTAAGTTTCTGAAAGTTTTCACACTCTTCATGTAGCTGAGTTAAAGCAGAGTAAGCATTATCATTTACAGAGGGAGCATTTTACAAACTTTGACCTCTACTGTAGAAAACAATaaagggaatattttttttgtttctatattttGAATACTACGCCAAGAACATGTTTCCACTAGgtctaaaattttaaatgaagtagATGAACAAGAATTTCTGACCAATTACAGCTTGATATtgttaaacaggaaaaaaatgcagGTGAAGAGGGCAAGGACCCAAACTTGTTAAACtatggtttatttttctcatgaaacaataaacaacttttgttttttggggtttttaaatgcaaactaAACTCCAAAGGTTCGATCTCACACTGCTACATCCATTCCAACACAAGTTCTGGTTCGGGTTTGGAGTCATTGTCCAGTTGGAAAACTTGTGAAATTAAGCTTAAAAAGTGAAGGTAGTCCTCCACTCCATTACTCCTTGCATTTTGTGCAACATACCAGCCGCACTGAcagtaaaacatgaacatgacACTACCCCCACCATGCCTGACACTTGGTGCagtgtttctgattttaaaatctcaCCTTGACTCctccaaacatttttgttgttgcagcaAACTAGCTCAATCTTTGTCTCTGCTGACAGTAAGatatcttcttcctttcttgttTGACACTTTCTCAGTGTCTGTAGATGTAAAGTTCCCTATGTTCTGGACAGTTAAAAAGAGATAGGCATGACCTTTGTGGCTCCTGGACATTAAGatcaatttctttttatcagAGGGTGACAGTTTGGTTTGGATGTGGGAAACTTGGACACATATAAGTGTTTCAGTGTGATGATAATCCGAAACTAAGCTGATATTAAGAAAATCAATTATGCAAAAGTAGATTTTCTCAACTTTGCATAGATTaaccttaatatttatttccGAGAACTTCGGCTCCTCAGACGATTGTCAGATGTCAGCAATGTTTCCCGCACATTCTGTCGCTTACAGATGATCAGTTTATCATGCGATACACAACTATTGGCTCTTCACTCTCATTTTGAAACTTGCAGAAGCAGCACAAATGAAGTTCCAGCAATCATTTTGGGTTAGTTATGGTTCAGATTTCCCATGTACTTTTTGATCTCAGTTGTATTTTGGATCATATGACCagtgcttttattgttttttacttcATCCTTATGagaaatgaaacagaatttAGAAATCATATACAGTTACTGGAGAAACACGACAAAAACTGATGGGATCCTTCTGAATCCTGCTGTCCTTTAGTCACTGAACGGAGCAGCTGAACAGTTGATTATTAACATGTAATTGTCCACTAGCTGCTCTGTGTTTAATGGGGCAAATCAACCATTTTCTCTCAGCTCCTCTTAACTGCACCGCTGACCTTTAAGTTATGACTGAACTCTGTAGTCGGTCATTTTTTATGCTTATGTCTAAATGTCATTTTACAGAAGGAAGCTAATGGAAAGGATGAGAATGCTTTTGGGATGAAGCTACTGTGCCGTCCTCATGTACTGGAACTCCTGGCAAAGATGtgtaaattctttaaaataaaaaatatatattttactgaaacagCATATTAAACAAACATCCCATGATGAGaaataacttttacaaaaacacttattggaaactaaaactattcctctaaatgaaaacaaaacaagcatttgtagtcaaacttttttacattgctcttaatttttttaggaACTTCTAATTAGTAATCTTTAATTAGCTGTTTCCAGGGTAACACAAAGACCTATTAGTTTTAACCACTTTAACTGAGTTGAATGAGGATCAAGGTTGGTCTTGTGTCAGTGACCAGGATGCTAAAGGGAGTAAAAACACCCACAAAGCTCAGAATTAAAGAACTCATCAAAGAAGGGCATCCTAGAGTCAATTTTCCATAGCAATCATAAGGAGTTGTCTACATGCCAACCAGCTGTTTGTGGTTGGAAGAAAATGCCTTCACAAGGAGTTTGCTAAACTCTCCTGGTACTGTGCTTTGAACTGTGTGCTTTGGTCATTTAAGACAAACACTCAATTTTGGTTCAGagtcaaacaaaaaatgaatatttagaaAGCGATGCTACCGCTTCTTTTGGTGGCAGATGCTGTGATGCAGTGGGCTTGTTGTTGAATGCAGACATCGTGATGTCTTTGAAGTATCAAGATCATTTGGAGGGTTCTACTAATGAACTACTCTGAAAGGCTTGGACTggaaaagtttagattttttttacattaaaaaatgtgttcagattttttcaatttactgcaataaaagaagcatttcttacacgtttttttgttttttgtttgtttattttttaccagtTGTGCAAATAAATGGGAGTGAGGACCCAGTGATCAAATCACTGAACTGCATTTAGCTGACTCTGAGGATAAGATAATATTGTGGGGGTTGTTTTGGACACAGAGCTGATCAGTATTGGCTTGCAGACAATTGATTTGACGCATTCATGTGGCCTTGCCTGCTGAGGGCTGAGGGGTGGAGGGGGTCACTTTGCACACAGCTGAGCAGGCACTAACACACTGACCGCCATCCGGGACAAGAGGAGTCACGTCGCATTCCGCTGCTGAGCGTCCGCAGGGACCCTCCACCCCTCAGCCCCCTCTTGGTGGAGCTGGTGCATATAAAACCCAGAGAGTCGCCCCTCCCGGACTGAGTGAGGTCCAGTCTGGCCCGGAGGCGCGCTCGTCCTGCGCTTTATGGATGCTTCAGCACTTCAGCATCATCGTCCTCTGCTCTGAATAAGCTCAGTGTTGGGATACGGGACATCAGTGATCACTCTTCCCTTTCCAGTAAGTGGCACATTTCATCCTTGAAAACTACTGACAGCGCGTGTACCGTATGTGAGGCGTCATGTTTATGCAATCGATGAAATATGTCTCAGGTTTGTGTGCGCAGCAGtttttatacaaatatatatatatatattcaaactGTTCgaagaaacagcaaaatgcGTTGCAAGGGCTAAAACCGGAAGGTGaaacattttagaagaaaatctttttaacttGGAAAAACTGCTCATTTTGAAATATGCAGAAAAGATGACGTTTACGTCACAGCGGATCTGACATGATTTTGCAAAACACAGTTGCACGCTGCGAAGCATATGATCAGCATTGAACATGGCTGTTCTTAGCGATTGTGAAGTTTCTGCAtacattcagtcatttaatTTGCGTCACTGTCCACTGTAGGTCATATGAAGCAGCATCACTGCGCCCAGCCAGCCGGAAGCAGGTTagattgttgtcatagcaataAGAGGGCTTGTCCTCGCTCGGGACGGCAGCCAAGAGACCACACCCTTCTTTTTTCACTGCCTCCACAGATTTTctggtttgtgcagcagatTTTGTGAAATCCATAGaagtaaaatattcaattaaaagAATAACACGAGTGATAAAACTTAACTTAATCACTTCAGTGATTGCTAAATTATTCACtactttcatttagttttattacagTCATAAATTCGAGGTTTTCCAGTGGGATTTTAAGTGATAGAACAACATAAAATTGAGAAATGAATATGAATtcaaaggaaaattatacatggttttcaatttaaccaaataaataaatccagtgcaaccagtaGCATttagagttaaaaataaattttcctgtGAAATCTTATTTCAGTATGAGTATAGCTGTTTTGTTCTGTGGCCGGCTCGGAGGTTTCTGCACACCATCCCCATGATGAAGCATGGTGGGGGCATCATCATGCTCTAAATAAGCTTTTCTTCTTCAACATGGAAAGGGAGGCTGGAATatcaggaagatcagaaaaccTGTTGAAGGCTGCAATAAAAAGTGGGATTTGGTTCAGAGGtccaccttccagcaggacaacctGAAACATCCAGCCAGAGCTCCAATATAATTgtaatggtccagtcaaagtccagatatACTAGAAATTCTCAAACAGCATTATGTAAAAACTTTTGTCAACAAACTTTGTACAATCTGATGGACTTTgagctattttttttccttttttttcttaattttaatctCTTGATTGATAAAGGTAGTACAGACAAACCCACACAACAAAAGATAAGCAAAGTGGCAGccagattaaaaacacaaagataagCATAGAAACAAGTGATGATGCTAAAGATAAACTAGCTAGTGCAGGTCATACAAAATGTACAATTACAGCTGAATAAATGTGCCGCATATTTCTAGATTtgtaagaaatataaaattttactcGTCACTTTCCTCCACTCCCTATATGCTGctttctgttggttttgttcATAATATCTCAGTAAAGTTTctgtaacaagacaaaatggGAAATATTTTGCAATGCATTGTGTGTGAGAAATAACACACAGTACCTTgcataagtttgtttttgtttttattctcacttAACTCAGTCTGTAACATCTACTTCCTTCAGGACAGCTGGACGTCCACACATTGTTCATAATAGGTTGTAAGGAAGGCCTGCCATGGCAAATCGAGGGCCCAGTTACGGACTGAGCCGCGAGGTGCAGGAGAAGATCGAACAGAAGTACGATCCTGACCTGGAGCAGCGCCTGGTGGACTGGATTGTCGCACAGTGTGGAGGAAACCTGGAGAAACCGCAGCCGGGCAAGCAGAACTTCCAGACGTGGCTGATGGACGGAACGGTGAGCGGCTGCAGTCCCTAAAATAGAtatactttaaattatttaagataCAACATAATAGCGCTGACAGATATGAAATGGCTGCCACATGATGGCCAATTTATGTGCCCTCTTACTtattatgcttaaaaaaaaatgttctcaagGTAGAGgtttagaaaaactgttttacttACTAAAGGTTtattcaaaaaatagaaaaccaaacatgtaaaaattaaactgcaTTCTGCTAAGTCTTTCTGAGCACATATTTAGGGATTTTCAACATCTTAAGtgaaaaacattgttgttgttAAGACTTAATTTTTCTGAACTTCACAACAGGCTGTGTGCTGCTGTCTTTTAGCTAAATGCTGCAGATAAACctgttaaaacaaatttttccagaaaaatctatgaaagcaaaaaaacagggggaaattggtttatttcttcACAGAAAGGCAGCcgcttaaataaaaatgcatcctTCTTACAAGTTGATATAGGgtatcatcattattattatttttaattattggagaactttaaataaatttcagttttaaaagccAAATTCAATGTTCTTTTGTGCTCCTCCCTGAGGAGCAGTAAgtaagtaaaactttatttcaggATAAGactcacaaaataacaaatccaAATTTATGCAAAGGTAGATTCAAAAATGTAGGTTTTTAGCTGGCCTTTATATGTGACTTGTTCTGGcagagatttaaaattttaagtagCAAACGTAGAAACTCTGTAGAACAACTGAAACCCTGTGAATTACATTAGATACCAGCAAATAGTGAGAGGCTTATCATGCCTTGGCACCGAAGGTTCTGTTCGCAGGATGACTAAGGCAGACTTCTGTCCTTCCTCCATAACAGATTCTCTGTCGACTCATAAACAGTCTTTATCCGCGGGGCAAAGAACCCATCAAAAAGATTGCTGAGACTCAAATGGCCTTCAAACAGATGGAGAAGATCTCCCAGTTCCTGCAAGCAGCAGAAGCTTATGGAGTCACAACGACAGATATTTTTCAAACAGTGGACCTCTGGGAAGGTgaggagatggatggatggatggatggatgaatggatggatggatggatcgatCTGTAAACTgcaattttaaagattttccaCCGATctaaatttggattttattggaACTTTATATAACAGATCAGCACAAAATTATGTGTAAGtttaaagtggaagaaaaagtatCATAccatattttacaaatgaaatctgaaatgttttctgtgcatttgtattcagcctctcAGTAGAGGGACCGTTTATTGCAGTCACCAATGCAGCCCTTAACATTCATGTTTCACATATGTAGCttgatatttttccatttatcttTACAAAATAGCCCAATTTCactcagattggatggagaggttcgaactttaactgggccattttaaTACAGTGGTCTCTGAGCTGTTCTGCTGGAAGTCGGATCTCTATTCCTATCAGTTGCCTGGTTTTCCTACCAGGACTGTCCTGCATTTAGCTTCATCCAACCTTCTAACAGTTTGGGTCAGCTTTTCTAACCCTGCAGAAGAGAAACATCCCCTCATCATgttgctgccaccaccatattcCACAGTGGAGATGTGTACTATTATGTACTAATTGAGTGACTTCTGAAGGACGTTGTTTGGGATGAATCCAAATGCATGCAATATTTCTCAttactgaaaaactgaaaactctgCCTCCATTTCCTTCATTCAGCTTGGCTcatctttgtgttggtctgtcatgtaaaaactcaacaaaatacactgaaagtttttggaaaaatatcagGACCTATGGATCCAATTTTCCCAAAAATTCTGATCTTCTCTATTTATactaaagaaaattattccCACATGATGTCGCCGCAACCATATTTTATTATGTACATTTTCTGCTAATTTATCTCCACATTTGGTGTTTtccatgttgggtttttttttttttaattcttttagattttctattATCTGAccagaacattttcttccacATATTTGCTGGTTATAGGAAAAGACATGGCAGCCGTGCAAAGAACCCTAATGGCTCTGGGGAGTTTGGCTGTCACAAAGGACGACGGCCAATACAAAGGTGACCGTGACTGGTTCCACAGgtacgacaaaaaaaaaaaaaaaaaaaactctgaaaacatcaaaaaccCACTTTCAAagtcctcacacacacacacccactcttGTTGTACATGTGCAGGAAAGCCCAGGGGTACAGACGAGAGTTTACTGAAGAGCAGCTGCGCCAAGGACAGAGTTTGATCGGCCTGCAGATGGGCAGCAACCGCGGCGCTTCCCAGGCTGGCATGACGGGCTACGGTATGCACCGTCAGATCATGTAGACCCCCCCTCTAATAGTTGATctcagactttgtttttctactaATCCCACAAATGCTGTAGCCCTCAAATAAAACTCTCCTAAGCTTCGCCACACCTGCCATCTTAACCTCAACTTCCCTGTAACTGCTGCTTTTGCCCAACACTGTTTTCCTTCACTTCTTAATAAAATGATGTCAGCAACAATGCAGATTTATGTCTTCATGcttcttctgtattttctctctttttttgccttCTTACCTCTGTATTATACTATTTGGTTACAcaatgtgtattttgtttttatttaactaaatacaataaaagCCATCTGTACTGTACACTTGTTTACAGAGATACTCAAAGTGACTGTTAAGGCATGGTGTattgttatttatatatttactatATTTTAGTGATCATAGACTATTCTGTTCCTGTGTCATTCTTTAGCCTTAATCCTAGCAAGGCTCGATCAGTGACGAAGTCTCTGCGGTTTTGCCTGAAGACTTGTTGCTGTTTCTTCTGTAACCAAATCAACCTCACGTTGTGCCTGGTTATAGGACTTCAAAGGCTGGGTCCTTGATCTGCTGgtattaaattataaatgagCGTCATTTGTTCTGAGCCATGCCCTCATTTGTTATCtgttacatatttgttcatGCTGTGTCTAATATGTGCACGGTGTAACATGTGAATGTGCAGTAGCCAACACGTTTGACAATAAAAGGTTCATGGTGCCAGGTAAACATGTTGCTTGATTGTGCACTGTTTATGTGTGTCCTGTTTGTATTTTGGAAATCTATTTATATGTGGATGTGTGTAAGAAGGATTactggaaaaataaagtatGAATACGCATTTTTGTCTTCTCTGAGGTGAGGTGAATGCTGTGTGCTCACTGCTCACTTTACTCATATCTTGGCTTTATGTTCCCGCTCCTCCTTTGCCACCATTATTATTGTCTCTACTCACTGTGCACAATCTAATAAAGTGTCTGCAGTACAGCACAATTATTTGGATGCTGGTTTCTGATTCGAGCCAGAGTAACAGTAACCTTTTGTTTAGCAGCATGAGTAAGAAATCAAATCTCTCAATGCTCTTCTAATGATGTTGAAGGCTCATCTTTCCTTAATGAAGGGGAAGGAATTGAATCATTTGAGTGTACATGTTGCCAAAATCCAAACAACACTGATCTAAGACCTAGTTTAGAGGggggttttaaattaatttatagaaTTAGATACTTTAATTGCAAGCCCCTGAGCTTAATAGGTATACACACATAATTCTAATTTggtgaaagaaaaggaaggatCTTGTCCAAAAAAACTTAACTTACAAGGGTCAGGAAACTAAAAATCTTAATCAGTCATTCATAAATCAGCATCATAAataccaaggaacacagcagacaggtcagggttTAAAGCACctttaggttataaaacaatatcttatCTCAGAAGATCTGGAAATGGAACAGGTATGGCACAAATACAAAGAACGTGAAAATATTTCAGCCTGTACAAAGATAGTAGAGATATAATATACCCTGAAGTACTATCAGCTGTGAAAGCAGGATGTGGTATTTCTATACATGGTATTGGCTCAGAGGGGCTGAATAGAGGtgcaggccacacttttcagattttaggtataaaaaagtataaaaatcctgcataatttttctttcatcaccTCTATACAGGACATAAAATTAcagcttgtggttgtaatatgaaaaaaactgaaacattttaagtgcTTCGGTATTTTTGAACACCCTCTAAGCACATGAATTGAACAACACcataattaaatgtaattgggagaaggtgaaaacaaaataagcGAAACCCATTGACACAAGCTGCCATGATTGTTCGATATCACCAgggaaaaacagttttaaattaattagaaaagcaGGTGGATTCAGGATGTTTTGACCACAACTATTTATAGTTGAATACCTCTGATCCTGTTCATGCCAGCTGATATTTGTGTTGCTCTTTCTTAATGGCACATATGAAACCAAAACCCTGTCAGCACTGGACAAGTAAACAAAGTCTAATTAATGTGGGCCATCAAACCAAAAGGCAACAGCTTTTTAATCTAAAGGTCACTTCATGCATCAGATTCTTTTTACTGTACAATAAGTTGATATGAAATCTGCCAGTGAGATGTCAAAG
Coding sequences within:
- the abhd10b gene encoding abhydrolase domain containing 10, depalmitoylase b, which codes for MAAVSLRSCRRGLSLMLRNARTAALPSQHLQADRRHKSTVQYASRPDLPKLAYRRLKGKSPGVVFLPGYDSNMNGKKAEALEEFCKSLGHSYLRFDYTGHGASEGSLADGTIGIWKKDVLYVLDELTEGPQILVGSSLGGWLMLLAAIARPEKTAALVGIASAADHFVTAFNSLPLETRKELEAKGEWSLPSKHTEEGLYKFSMDFLREAENHCVLHSPIPITCPVRLIHGLKDENVPWPTSIQVAERVLSPDVDIILRRNGQHRMSEKDDIKLIVYTIDDLIDKLTTMV
- the tagln3b gene encoding transgelin-3b isoform X2, whose product is MANRGPSYGLSREVQEKIEQKYDPDLEQRLVDWIVAQCGGNLEKPQPGKQNFQTWLMDGTILCRLINSLYPRGKEPIKKIAETQMAFKQMEKISQFLQAAEAYGVTTTDIFQTVDLWEGKDMAAVQRTLMALGSLAVTKDDGQYKGDRDWFHRKAQGYRREFTEEQLRQGQSLIGLQMGSNRGASQAGMTGYGMHRQIM
- the tagln3b gene encoding transgelin-3b isoform X1, encoding MANRGPSYGLSREVQEKIEQKYDPDLEQRLVDWIVAQCGGNLEKPQPGKQNFQTWLMDGTILCRLINSLYPRGKEPIKKIAETQMAFKQMEKISQFLQAAEAYGVTTTDIFQTVDLWEGKDMAAVQRTLMALGSLAVTKDDGQYKGDRDWFHRKAQGYRREFTEEQLRQGQSLIGLQMGSNRGASQAGMTGYALILARLDQ